One segment of Chryseobacterium viscerum DNA contains the following:
- a CDS encoding TIGR00730 family Rossman fold protein translates to MKSITVFCGSSFGTDKIYEEQAFLLGQTLAKQDIQLVYGGSETGLMGTVANGTLSENGKVIGVLPQFLQSKEIAHKNLTELIIVETMHERKTKMNELCDGVIVLPGGYGTLEELFEMITWAQLGLHKKPIGILNIDGFYDDLIKLVQTMVDKGFLKQVNSDMLLISGTIEDLLEKMRNYQAPTVGKWISKEEI, encoded by the coding sequence ATGAAAAGTATCACCGTATTCTGTGGTTCAAGTTTCGGCACAGATAAAATTTATGAAGAACAGGCATTCCTGCTTGGGCAAACCTTAGCAAAACAAGATATACAACTTGTTTATGGCGGCTCGGAAACCGGCTTAATGGGAACAGTAGCTAATGGAACTTTAAGTGAAAATGGTAAGGTAATTGGGGTCCTACCGCAGTTTTTACAATCCAAAGAAATTGCCCACAAAAATCTGACAGAGCTCATCATTGTGGAAACCATGCATGAAAGAAAGACCAAAATGAACGAACTGTGTGATGGTGTTATCGTTCTCCCAGGAGGTTATGGAACATTGGAAGAACTTTTCGAGATGATCACATGGGCACAGCTCGGCCTTCACAAAAAGCCTATCGGGATTCTGAATATTGACGGGTTTTATGATGATCTGATCAAATTGGTTCAGACTATGGTAGATAAAGGATTTTTAAAGCAGGTAAACAGTGATATGCTTCTAATCAGTGGCACCATTGAAGATTTATTGGAAAAAATGAGGAATTATCAGGCTCCTACGGTTGGAAAGTGGATTTCTAAGGAAGAGATTTAA
- a CDS encoding ferredoxin, with amino-acid sequence MSDVNIKITDREGITHDVVAPTDMSMNLMEIIRSYELAEEGTIGVCGGMAMCASCQVYVINDPGLEPMGDEEDAMLGEAFHVKDNSRLGCQLHIADAMEGLEVEIAPYP; translated from the coding sequence ATGTCAGATGTTAATATTAAAATTACCGACAGAGAAGGGATAACCCATGATGTCGTAGCTCCTACGGATATGTCCATGAACTTAATGGAAATTATCCGTTCCTATGAATTGGCAGAAGAAGGTACTATTGGGGTATGTGGAGGAATGGCGATGTGCGCTTCATGCCAGGTATATGTAATTAATGATCCTGGTCTGGAACCAATGGGAGATGAAGAAGATGCTATGCTGGGTGAAGCTTTCCACGTGAAAGACAACAGCAGATTAGGATGTCAGCTGCATATTGCCGATGCCATGGAAGGGCTTGAAGTAGAAATAGCTCCTTATCCTTAG
- a CDS encoding DUF3108 domain-containing protein → MKKILVLFAVIIFFLGSAQIDNIADGESITLRIHYGFLNAGTANLTTKQTNYKGVPHLYVKGTGQTTGAVKAFFKVEDLYESFINTQTGLPSFYVRNVREGSYRQHFETVFNHDNNTLILTDKKTPANGSKVLKSVKGVQDMLSCFYYLRSKSPDELKVGTIINMNVWIDDEMFPFQLKVTGTENLKTKFGTINCLKIIPSVKSGRVFKEKEGVTMWVSNDANHVPMLLKAELAVGSLKASIDDYKNVKYPLKFSK, encoded by the coding sequence ATGAAGAAAATTTTAGTCCTTTTTGCAGTAATTATATTCTTTTTAGGCTCAGCCCAGATTGATAACATCGCAGACGGCGAATCCATCACTCTCAGGATCCATTATGGCTTCCTGAATGCAGGAACAGCCAACCTTACTACAAAACAGACCAATTATAAAGGAGTTCCTCACCTGTATGTAAAAGGTACAGGGCAGACTACGGGTGCCGTAAAAGCATTCTTCAAAGTGGAAGATTTATATGAAAGTTTCATCAATACCCAAACAGGATTACCAAGTTTCTATGTACGAAATGTACGTGAGGGCAGCTACCGCCAGCATTTTGAAACGGTTTTTAATCACGATAACAACACTTTAATATTAACTGATAAAAAAACTCCGGCCAATGGTTCTAAGGTTTTAAAATCAGTAAAAGGAGTTCAGGATATGCTTTCCTGTTTTTATTATTTAAGAAGTAAAAGCCCGGATGAACTGAAGGTGGGAACAATCATCAATATGAATGTATGGATTGATGATGAGATGTTTCCTTTCCAGCTAAAAGTAACAGGAACAGAAAATTTAAAGACAAAATTCGGAACCATCAACTGTTTAAAGATTATTCCGTCTGTAAAAAGCGGAAGAGTATTCAAAGAAAAAGAAGGCGTAACCATGTGGGTTTCCAATGATGCCAACCACGTTCCTATGCTGTTGAAAGCAGAGCTTGCAGTAGGATCACTGAAAGCCAGCATTGATGATTACAAAAATGTAAAATATCCTTTAAAATTCAGCAAATAA
- a CDS encoding NAD(P)/FAD-dependent oxidoreductase — MITTDILIIGAGPTGLFAVFEAGLLKMKCHIIDALPQPGGQLAELYPKKPIFDIPGYPSVNAGELVDNLMEQIKQFQPGFTLGETAVSYTKVDDEWFEVITNKGTVHRCKAIAIAGGLGTFEPRKPTMDNIADYEEKGLEYFVKEPEHFRNKKVVIAGGGDSALDWSVFLSNVASEVTLIHRRNEFRGALDSVEKVQDLKNQGKIKLITPAEVTAIKGDGKVEAITVQVDGEEAYDIETDYFIPLFGLTPKLGEIGNWGLNIEKNAIVVNNALDYQTNIDGIYAIGDINTYPGKLKLILCGFHEATLMCQSVYNRLNPGKKFVLKYTTVSGVDGFDGSRKEAEKAVVKKID; from the coding sequence ATGATAACCACAGATATATTGATCATAGGTGCGGGACCTACAGGACTTTTTGCAGTTTTTGAAGCTGGTTTGTTAAAAATGAAGTGCCATATTATTGATGCACTTCCACAGCCGGGAGGGCAGTTGGCGGAACTTTATCCTAAAAAACCTATCTTCGATATTCCTGGTTATCCTTCAGTGAATGCTGGAGAGTTGGTGGATAATTTGATGGAACAGATCAAGCAGTTTCAGCCTGGATTTACTTTGGGAGAAACAGCTGTTTCTTATACCAAAGTGGATGATGAATGGTTTGAAGTAATTACCAACAAAGGAACTGTTCACAGATGTAAAGCGATTGCCATTGCCGGTGGTTTGGGTACTTTTGAACCAAGAAAACCTACGATGGATAATATTGCAGATTATGAAGAAAAAGGGCTTGAGTACTTTGTGAAAGAGCCTGAGCATTTCAGAAATAAAAAAGTAGTGATTGCCGGAGGTGGTGATTCTGCTCTTGACTGGAGTGTTTTTCTGTCAAATGTTGCAAGCGAAGTTACATTGATTCACAGAAGAAATGAGTTCAGAGGAGCTTTGGATTCTGTAGAAAAAGTTCAGGATCTTAAGAATCAGGGAAAAATTAAACTAATCACTCCGGCTGAAGTTACAGCTATTAAAGGTGATGGAAAAGTAGAAGCAATTACGGTACAGGTTGACGGTGAGGAAGCTTACGATATTGAAACAGATTACTTTATTCCATTATTCGGACTGACTCCAAAACTAGGGGAGATCGGAAACTGGGGATTAAATATCGAGAAAAATGCAATCGTTGTAAATAATGCCTTAGATTATCAGACAAATATTGATGGTATCTACGCAATTGGAGATATCAACACTTATCCTGGAAAACTGAAATTAATTCTTTGTGGTTTCCACGAGGCTACTTTAATGTGTCAGAGTGTTTACAACAGATTAAATCCGGGTAAAAAATTCGTATTGAAATATACAACGGTAAGTGGTGTTGACGGATTCGACGGAAGCCGTAAAGAAGCAGAGAAGGCAGTTGTGAAAAAAATTGACTAA
- a CDS encoding serine hydrolase, giving the protein MATCKNVTKTLDFGYRFTKVFFIIVCITIPFSFFQSQVTKLDSYFSAKAKQGDFNGVILVAEKNKILYQKAFGFADFENRQPNTIHTRFPIGSITKLLTATAALQLVDKGLLELNQSVKFYLHEFPYPDITLAHLLSHTSGLPSWDIVFGKAIKDHPDTVFSNKDILKEYSEQNINLIFSPGSAHEYNNANSVFVALLIEKVTGQTYEDYMKQYIFIPAGMKNTFIPTTPFFNYLPAERKNIAKLYISHMYTPLKENTETIQSNKDYWKKFNFKGFGEIITTAEDLFRFNTLLTTGKILSPIVLKTAQEAIQLNNGTVLPRGMGWQVEKDNILGKIVGHGGGLTGLLTSFVYQVDTQRLAIILDNTQQNAEDLSVDALMILAGQPLALPGKDLARIYGRILLEKGAISAKNELYVLKRNTTEYFLSEQQFNKLGYDFLRSGKIPQALETFRINTELFPQSYNTFDSYGEALLKNNQREKALIMYQKSVELNPGNENGKKIIQELIK; this is encoded by the coding sequence ATGGCAACCTGTAAAAATGTAACCAAAACATTGGACTTCGGATATCGCTTCACCAAAGTTTTTTTTATAATAGTATGCATAACAATACCATTCTCATTTTTTCAATCACAGGTCACAAAATTAGATTCTTATTTTTCTGCAAAAGCTAAACAAGGAGACTTTAACGGTGTTATTCTTGTTGCTGAAAAAAATAAAATACTATATCAAAAAGCTTTCGGTTTCGCAGATTTTGAAAACAGGCAGCCCAATACTATACATACACGTTTCCCGATAGGATCTATAACCAAATTGTTAACGGCAACAGCTGCTCTTCAGTTAGTAGATAAAGGACTTCTTGAACTTAACCAATCTGTAAAATTTTATCTGCATGAATTTCCTTATCCGGACATAACTTTAGCTCACCTTCTTTCACATACATCCGGATTACCTTCCTGGGATATTGTATTTGGAAAAGCAATTAAAGATCACCCTGATACTGTATTTAGTAATAAAGACATTTTAAAAGAATATTCAGAACAAAATATCAATTTGATTTTTAGTCCGGGTTCAGCACATGAATACAACAATGCAAATTCAGTATTTGTAGCCCTGCTTATTGAAAAAGTTACTGGTCAGACATATGAAGATTATATGAAGCAGTATATTTTTATACCTGCCGGAATGAAAAATACTTTTATTCCTACAACACCTTTTTTTAATTATCTGCCGGCAGAACGGAAAAATATAGCGAAATTATATATAAGCCATATGTATACCCCGTTAAAGGAAAATACAGAGACCATACAATCAAATAAGGACTACTGGAAAAAGTTTAATTTTAAAGGTTTCGGAGAAATCATTACAACTGCAGAGGATCTATTTCGGTTTAATACTTTATTAACAACAGGAAAAATTCTTAGCCCTATTGTTTTGAAGACAGCGCAAGAAGCGATACAGCTTAACAATGGAACGGTTCTGCCTAGAGGTATGGGATGGCAGGTTGAAAAGGATAATATTTTAGGTAAAATAGTTGGTCATGGTGGTGGACTTACAGGTTTATTGACCAGTTTTGTTTATCAGGTAGATACACAAAGATTAGCTATTATACTGGACAATACCCAACAGAACGCAGAAGATCTTAGTGTAGATGCATTGATGATTCTTGCGGGGCAGCCCTTAGCCCTTCCGGGAAAAGATTTAGCCCGGATTTATGGGCGTATTTTATTAGAAAAGGGAGCAATATCAGCCAAAAATGAACTGTATGTATTAAAAAGAAATACAACAGAATACTTTTTGTCCGAGCAACAGTTCAATAAACTTGGTTATGATTTTCTCAGGTCAGGAAAAATACCTCAGGCCCTCGAGACTTTTCGTATAAATACAGAACTATTTCCACAGAGCTATAATACATTCGATAGTTATGGTGAAGCTCTTCTTAAGAATAATCAGAGAGAAAAGGCATTAATAATGTATCAAAAATCGGTGGAATTAAATCCTGGTAATGAAAATGGAAAAAAGATAATTCAGGAGTTGATAAAGTAA
- a CDS encoding serine hydrolase domain-containing protein, translated as MKTITNFFCLALFLSFFWSFSQNQNILQDKNTIKTDNPLKSELDLEIDQYVKKYYEDPKAVGLSIGITIKGKDYYYNYGELEYGKQVLPNNKTIYEIGSITKTFTGILTAQAILDKKIRTDDDIRKYLPEKYPNLQYNNHPIKIIHLANHTSRITRIFPNLYERQDYIELNPFSNYSKKMFYEGLKNMKMDTLPGVKYTYSNMAVNLLGYILEDVYHENYFSLVRKYILKPLQMNSTTVSLADADKNNIAKAHNNNREVTPYWDFSELVATGELRSNTNDMIKYIKANIAEKQLNISLSHKYTFEGEEGSLGLNWFFHTTKNGNTMYEHTGGTGGSRSSLEFFPGLQSGFIILTNNLANRKILEKDLSAFVEKISSK; from the coding sequence ATGAAAACAATTACAAATTTCTTTTGTCTGGCATTATTTCTCAGTTTCTTTTGGAGTTTTTCACAGAATCAAAATATTCTGCAGGATAAAAATACCATAAAAACAGACAATCCATTAAAATCAGAACTTGATCTGGAAATAGATCAATATGTAAAAAAATACTACGAAGACCCAAAAGCGGTAGGACTTTCTATTGGAATCACAATAAAAGGCAAAGATTATTACTACAATTATGGAGAGTTAGAATATGGAAAACAAGTGCTTCCCAATAATAAAACCATCTATGAAATAGGTTCCATTACCAAAACATTTACGGGAATTCTCACTGCCCAGGCCATTTTAGATAAAAAAATAAGAACAGATGATGATATCCGGAAATACCTTCCTGAGAAGTACCCTAATTTACAATATAATAATCATCCTATTAAAATAATACACCTGGCCAACCATACTTCAAGAATTACAAGAATTTTCCCTAATCTTTATGAAAGACAGGACTATATAGAACTTAATCCGTTTAGCAACTACTCTAAAAAAATGTTCTACGAAGGACTGAAAAATATGAAAATGGATACGCTGCCAGGCGTAAAATATACGTATTCTAATATGGCCGTGAATTTATTAGGATATATTCTTGAGGATGTCTATCATGAAAACTATTTTTCACTGGTCAGAAAATATATTCTAAAACCGCTGCAAATGAATAGTACAACTGTAAGCCTTGCGGACGCTGACAAAAATAATATTGCCAAAGCCCATAACAATAACAGAGAGGTAACACCCTATTGGGACTTCTCTGAATTGGTAGCCACGGGAGAATTAAGATCAAACACCAACGATATGATTAAATATATCAAAGCCAATATTGCCGAAAAACAATTGAATATTTCATTATCCCATAAGTATACATTTGAAGGAGAAGAAGGCTCTCTTGGGCTCAATTGGTTCTTTCACACCACTAAAAACGGAAATACAATGTATGAGCATACCGGTGGAACAGGTGGATCAAGAAGTTCTCTGGAATTCTTTCCGGGGCTTCAGTCAGGATTTATTATTTTAACCAATAATCTTGCTAACAGAAAAATCTTAGAAAAGGATCTGTCTGCGTTTGTTGAAAAAATATCTTCAAAATAA